The following is a genomic window from Carassius gibelio isolate Cgi1373 ecotype wild population from Czech Republic chromosome B20, carGib1.2-hapl.c, whole genome shotgun sequence.
aataataagaaaatcaaGTTTGGGCCACAGTCATCTGCGACGTAAACGCAGCTTTGATTTCACACAGATGTGCCTCTTCTGGTGGCATATTAAATTGCGGAGCCATTTAAAGCTTTTTCCACAAAAAGAACAAGAATACAGTCTCACATATGCATGCCTTTTCAAATGTAAATCTAAGTGTGATGAGAGTTTTAGGATTTCTCTTTTACTCTTAACACAATTAAATGGTCTTCCTCCCGAATGCATATGCAAGTGTTTTCTGTAATTGCTTATTTTTCGAAACCCCTTGTCACACTCAGAACACTGGAATTTCTCTCCAGAATGAGTTAGCAAATGACGTTTCAGGTCCGTGTGATATGTGAAACTCTTCTCACACCGAAGGCACCTGTAAGGCCTCTCTTTAGTGTGAACCCTCGTGTGAATGTCAAGGTTTCCTTTAactgtgaaactctttccacattgagtGCAgctgaaaggcttctctccagtgtgaattcttaaATGAACCTCAAGGTTTGCATGGTTTTTGAAAGACTTCCCACAGTAATGGCACATAAAAGCCTTCTCTCCGATGTGAGTTACTACATGGTTCTTAAGATCATTTCTGTCTGTGAAACTCCTTCCACACTGATGGCATACAAAACGGATCTCTCTCGAGTGAATCCTCATGTGGTCTTTAAGGGTTACCGTAAATCggaaacactttccacactgacTACATACAAAtggcttctctcctgtgtgaGTGGTCACATGGTTATTAAGGGTTCCTTTATGTGTAAAACTCCTTCCACATTGAGGGcatgtgaaaggcttctctccagtgtgaattcttatGTGGATTTTAAGACTTGTTTGCTGAGTAAAagtttttccacactgttggcaggagAATGGGCTCTCTCTAGTGTGCACTCGCAAGTGGACTTTCAAGTTTCCTTTTCGAATGAAACTTTTTCCACAATGTTGGCAGGTAAAAGggttctctccagtgtgaattttcATGTGATCTTTAAGACTTCCTTTCTGagtgaaactttttccacactgttggcaggagAATGGGGTCTCTTTagagtgaattctcatgtggactttcaggtttcctttttgagtgaaactttttccacattgTTGACAGATAAAAGgactctctccagtgtgaactcttgTGTGGGATTTAAGACTACCTTTCTGAACAAAACTTTTCCCACACTGCTGGCAGGTGAATGGGCTCTCTCTAGTGTGAATTTTCATGTGGACAGTCAGGTTTCCTTTTCGAATGAAACTTTTTCCACAAtgttggcaggtgaaagggttctctccagtgtgaactctcatgtgatcTTTGAGACTTCCTTTTGAGGTGTAACTCTTCCCACACTGCTGGCAGGAGAATGGCTTGTCTCCTATGTGAATTCTCATGTTGACATCAAGGTTTCCATGTTGATCGAAATGACCACTAGTTGGACTAGTCGTTTGAGCTCTTTTTCGTGACAAAGTATTTTCGTTCTGTGAGCAACTTAAAGATTTTTCTCCTGTTATTAATGAATGATGTTGATACTCAATTTCCCTTTTATTCAGTTCTTGACCCTCCTCCTTCAGCACCCTCAGCCCTAAgcagaaaaataaagtttaatgtgTTTAATGGCACAAAGcaacacacataaaaacatttaGATATATGTggataaagcattaaaaaaatcaacatgcacaccacttctcaatattattagcATATCCCAAATAATTTCAAGCTGGCAGTTATCAAATCCCTATTAAAAAACACAGTCTGACACAGAATAACTGGTTGGACATAAAACAAGGGTGTCAAACTCCTGAAGGAGCACCTTGAcacctgctccaacacacctacCTTT
Proteins encoded in this region:
- the LOC127983825 gene encoding gastrula zinc finger protein XlCGF57.1-like, translating into MWFVKEETEDLRIADSFRVKREDTETQTGLRVLKEEGQELNKREIEYQHHSLITGEKSLSCSQNENTLSRKRAQTTSPTSGHFDQHGNLDVNMRIHIGDKPFSCQQCGKSYTSKGSLKDHMRVHTGENPFTCQHCGKSFIRKGNLTVHMKIHTRESPFTCQQCGKSFVQKGSLKSHTRVHTGESPFICQQCGKSFTQKGNLKVHMRIHSKETPFSCQQCGKSFTQKGSLKDHMKIHTGENPFTCQHCGKSFIRKGNLKVHLRVHTRESPFSCQQCGKTFTQQTSLKIHIRIHTGEKPFTCPQCGRSFTHKGTLNNHVTTHTGEKPFVCSQCGKCFRFTVTLKDHMRIHSREIRFVCHQCGRSFTDRNDLKNHVVTHIGEKAFMCHYCGKSFKNHANLEVHLRIHTGEKPFSCTQCGKSFTVKGNLDIHTRVHTKERPYRCLRCEKSFTYHTDLKRHLLTHSGEKFQCSECDKGFRKISNYRKHLHMHSGGRPFNCVKSKREILKLSSHLDLHLKRHAYVRLYSCSFCGKSFKWLRNLICHQKRHICVKSKLRLRRR